Part of the Anguilla rostrata isolate EN2019 chromosome 10, ASM1855537v3, whole genome shotgun sequence genome, CCAACGtccaccactagatggcaacaAAAGATAATTTTCTGGGGGCGCTGGGTTTCAAACTAACTAAAAAATATCAACTTTTTCTGTTATTACAACAAACACATCATGAATTTACTCATTAATCTGAGCACACATGAAATATCTTTCTGGCGTAACAAAAGGAAACACTAGCCAGCTGAAGAATATAAGCATGTACACTGAACTTAAAGTCAGTCAGGTGAGAACCTATGGATAAAACATTGTGTAATGAATAACAAGAATGATGAGAATATTGACCTTGGGTGGGCGGGGAAAAAATGAGCGGGCACCTTTTCTCCGAAGATCCTCTGGCAGATTCCGTTCTTGGCGAGCTTCTCCTTGACCTGCCGGGTGAGCTCGAGGGTGTCCACCTCTCGGTACATGTACATCTCGTACTGTTCCGGGGTCAGGGGCGGCACCGTGGGCTTGAGCGCACGCGGTATGTAGGCTGGGTAGTAGGACAGCCTCCCTGGGCAAGGGGCATCCCCGACCACAGACACCTCCGCCTCCACCTTCACCTCCACCGgccgccccgcctcctcctcagcGGCCGACGCCTCCTCGCTGTTGGGCAGGCTTTCGCCGTTCTCGGGGCGGGGCCACGGGCGGGGCAGGGTAGAGTGcccggaggaagaggaggaggacagggaagGCGACACGGAGGTGAAGGGGcgagagccgccgccgccgccactgcTGCCGCCGGCTCCGCCCACCATTATGCCGCCTCGCTCAGCCGACCAGTGCTGGTCGAAATAGGAGCCGGCCTCCCCGATCTCAGACTTGACCTTGCGGATGATGTTCTGGACGAAGGCGGCGGGCGAGAGGACGCTCAGCGGGGTCTGGGGGCTGCTGATGGGGTTGGCCACGCACACCGTCACCGcgctcccctcctcctgcttgATGAAGGCCGACGGCGGGAGCCCCTTCGACGGTTCGCAGAGAACCGGGCGCTCCCCGCCCTGCCCGCTCGTGGGAGCGGCCACGCTCGCGGACGTGCCCCGTCCACACACCTCCATCTCCATCAGGGCCTGTTGCTGCGCCTGCATCTCCCTCCTGGCCTGCTCCAGGATGCTCTTGATGGTGTcgtctgagctgctgctgccccCATTACTGCTTCTGGCTGAAGAGCCGCCCAGGGAAGACTTAGCGTCACCTGCACCACAGATACACCCGAGGGTTACATGATGTccaacacaagcacacccaTGTCACATGATGATCTACATAAACACACCCATGTCACAGGATGTTCTACATAAACACACCCATGTCACAGGATGTTCTACATAAACACACCCATGTCACATAATGTTCAACATAAATACAACCATGTCACATGACGTTCAGCACAGACACCTCCATATCTCACAATCCATTCAACATTCAATGGGAACCAAAAGTCTGAGGACACTACCAAGTCCTGGTTGTTTTCGTCATTTATCAAGGAATAATGCAATTATGATATTCCAATTACACTTCTTATTCAAGAATACATTATTGAGAACAAGATGAGTTATTTGAATGGCATTCCTACCACAGTCACTGGAATTTAACCCAATCAAACATCTGTGGAAGCAGTTTACAAGGAAAAGGTGAAACATCAAATAACATCAACAGATCATCATGTGTTGAGAAAGTACTGGGATCAAATGGAAGATGAGGCGTTGCACAAGCTGGTGCAATCAATGGCAAGCAGAGTGAAGGCAGCAgtcaaggtcaaaggtcaacatACCAAATACTAACAATTTTTGTCCTCCAATAAATACCTACACACCTAtagttttaaaaagataatgTATTCTTGAATAAGATGTATCAACTAAGTATCATAATTGTATTAgcccttgataaataatgaaaataatcagTTCTTGGTAGTGTCCTCACACGTTTGGTCCCCACTGTATCAATGCAGCCACACTTTAGCCAGCCCACCTCCTCTCTGGGACTGGATCTCCTTCTTGGCCTGCTCAAGGATACTCTTGATGGCGTCGTCTGACCCAGTTTCAGGAGTTCGGATGCGGGGAGTGATACTCCCTGCCGGAAAGAAAAAGTaacggggagagggggagaggtgagTGGGATGACTGATCAGAGAAGAGTTCGAAGGCTTTGCTTTTGACTGGTAGATCAATGGTTGCCTTTGAGAGCTTGGCATCTGTGAGGTTGCAGTGTACTTGAAGCTCAGATTTTCAAAGCTGAGAAatctgaagagaaaacaaagtTAAAAGTATCACAACAAACattggagagagaggaggtggggttgtggtggtggtgatggggtggggggtgggggttgggggggtgtgcTGGCTTCAAGTTCAGGCCAAGTTCCCTGGTGAAAGACTGAAAAGTACACAGCGCCAGGAGTGAGTGGGAACGCTCGGAGAGCCCTGTTCCCTCGCGTAACCGTGGAACTCACCTCGCTGGCGCACTTGGATGGTCCGCAGAGCCAGGATGTTCTGCTCGTCGGACAGGAACTGCTTCATCTTGATGAAGGGCTCCTTGCCCTTCACGGTCAGCTTGCGCCAGGGTTTGGGGCGGGCCAGGATCTCGCTGACCGAGCCCTGGGACAGCCCCAGGACGTAGTGGCCGAAGACGCGCTGACCGATGTTGTGCTTCAGGAGCTGCTCCTTCACCTGGTAGGCGATTTCCGCCGTGTCCAGCTGGTCGTCGTCGCCGGCGCCGGAGCTCCCGCTCTCCGACTGGTCGCTGGGCGGGCCCGtgtccccggccccgcccgccggaGGGCCCTGATTGGCGGACATGAGGGCGGCTTTAGCCGCGTACAGCGCCGTGGGGAAGGCCATGAGGGGGTTGCCCTCCTTCttgaagagaggagagaggagctgctTTTGCAGAAGGTGCTCCCCGCCCAGCTTCTCCCCCGGGAACGGGGAGACGGAGAAGGGGCGCGAGAGGTCATGGGTGGAGGCGCTCCCGCTGGCGACAGGAGGCCCGGGACTGGAGGAGGCGCGTCCCTCCAGCTGCAAGGCCCTCtgaggggaggagaaggagccCACGGGCCTTCCCGACTCCTTCCCCGAGTCCTCCGACTGATCCTCATCTGCAAGGCACACAGAGGGGTCACAAGGAGTCAGAAAGGGGTACAGGGTTTAGAGTCACAGACAGGAACAGAGTCACAGTCCCACATGCCCACAGCTGACACCACAGCCACTACAGCATTGCTTGTCATTACCATTGCTGTGCAAAACCCTGGACTTTTCCACAAGGTACTTCTGTGAGGAAAGGAAGGCCTCTTTGTCCAGCAACAGGGCCTCGGCTGCCTTAGAGGAGTCctgaaagaaggagagaaagaaagaaaggagaaaaaaagaaataaaatggtgcAAGAGATAACTTATCATGAGCCTGCAATGTGATTTTAAGCCTTAGTATGAATATTGTGTTGCAATGCATAAGCTTAAATCGTCCtgtacaaaacacaaatacctACGCAcagcatatatacacatatcaGTGGCTGCAATAACACAGGATTCTGTGCTTTTAACAAAGAAAGAAGAGcaaaaatgcaggaaaaatacaatgcattccactgtataaacacagatattccaaggtcttttaaaaaatatatattacagcaGGTGATGACCCTgacataaacaaacaacaaaataataactcatgttatttttagtttattttagtttatcgATCCTAATATTTGCTCAGCCATTGGTAGAAagtgtttaatttaaatgaaaagccaAAAATGAGATGTCAccttctagctagctaacataataaaattataaacgACAttcattgtgttattattgCGAGTTGCAATATCATAgcaaaaatagttatttttatcagaatgcaaGTGAATAAGTGTAACacgcagattttgaaatgtcctgcgttCCAAAGACGCAGCATTCCATCGGCTAGCGTAACCACGGGTACATATATGAACATACTGTGGACTGTATATTCTGCATGCATCATCGAATATAACCAAATCAGTTACACTACATTAACTGGCAATCTCCCCCACCTTATTTCCATTATGTCAACTGCAATACACTGTACATAGGGAGGCTGGCATTCACAGTTCAGCATCATCGCTATGTGCATTTCTTTGCAGTTCTCCACTGTATTAGTCTTAACAGTTTGCTTCAGGCCATTGTTCACAGTATACAGGGAGGTACGGATTATACAAAAACACTGGCCCAGCAGTAGGCATGCTCAGTAGATGACAGCTAAAAGTATTAGTAGGACTACAGCAGGGCGCAGTTTGTCAGAACTCGACTGTAAATGGCCATTCTGATGAAATGACAGAGGGACCAActcttataaaaaataaagtgatcGCGATCAATCAGATGTGCGCGCATCAGTTGTTGATATCAATACCTATTAAGGCCCGCCAGCAAGTCACTCTGTTCCCTTATTTTACTCGTCTTTGTTCAGTATTGATGCCTTTCACCTCAAAAACCTCTCTCACCTGCGAAGAGCTGCCATTGGCTGAGGCGAGTTTCATTGCTTTCAGGATGCTGTTTTCGGAAAAGAAGAACAGAGTGACGGGGTGATTACGTACTGTgtgcatttaaacacacacacacacacacatgcatacattataATATATACTACGATGAAGAAATAGCTCTGGTCATTGCCCTAAAGCAGGTGAGTCTCACCTGAGTTCAGTTTTAATCTCCTCATAATCCACTTGGGACTGCAGCTTGGCTTCCAGTCTCTGCACAGACCCAAAAGAGAGAAACATTCACACATCATGGAAAACAGGGAGCCTCAACCAGACAAGAGCCTGAACACATATTAAAAGATTTTatattaactttttaataaatatatttacaaatgtatttttcatcaaGTATTGCATATTATCAGAAATATGTTTGAAGAATTTTCGGATActtaaaaaaactttccagTCTTACAGACAAGCTGTGAATATAATGAAGGGATTCACCAAAGATGCTGGAAACTTCAGGATGAGACTGAATTTGGAAATCCTGCACATGACTGTAtgccagtggtaaccaaccctgttcctggacacCTACCATCccataggttttcactccaaccccaacaaagcacatctcttccaacagctagagatcttgttgagctgctaattggtagattcaggtgtgccaaattagggttgaaaagtaaacctacaggacagtagatctccaggacaGGGTTGGCTACCACTGCTGTATGCTATAAAGTACCTCAATAGCATCAGTCTTGTAGGCAAGTCGGCGCTCTAGCtctgcaatctgattggctgagctatCCTGGACTTCCTGTAAGGTGAACTGCAGTCTCTGCACATTTTCCAGTAGACGGAGGATCTCCCTGTCCTTCGCCACCAGGGCGGTCTCCAGCCGGGATGACGAACACTCCGACTCACTTTTCTCCTGGGAGGTGAGGAGAAggggcattttcatttaaaaccccTCAGCCACATAACTGACAACCATTcagtttaaaatataaagtaaGAACAAAAACAGCCCTCTGACCTCATACTCAGTTCTGCATGGGTCATAGAGTGGTCTAGTCATTAGGAGTGAGGTCTTACCCCGCTGGTTCCCTCACACAGACGGCTCCTGGTTTGGGCTGCACTGTTGGCGCCGGCCAGCTGTTCCCTCAgtttctccacctccctctgcgCCGTTTCCGCCCTCTGAAACCACACACCCTCCTCGCGTTACTTAACCTGGCACCCACATTCAGATCTACTCACATCTAAACACCAAGCGCTTCACATCCCCTTTAAGTTAAACAGAGGAAGGGTGGTTGACATATTGGCGGTGAGTTACAAACAGTTTCCCATTGGAAGAATAAGCCGGACTGAAAAGCAAGAGCACATGACGTGATAGTAAATATAGGTGACTGCCTAGTTTGACATGACTGCATGGACTTTGCTATACAAAAACTGTTCTGTGATCAGTCATGACAGCACCCTTCCTATCTACCTTCCTTGTTAATCTCCACAGTTTGGACAGAGCTGACATGatcaacaacacaaaaaacttaaattaaCCTGTGACCTGAATGAACTTTGTTCCAGGTGAAGTGGAAAAGGGGTAAATTAACCAACCTGGTTCCATCTCAACAGATCACAAGGTGCATAATGCAGTCAGCCTGGTTCTGATTCTACAGTTTTAAAGGGGTACCACATAATGCGCCAGGATGGTTCCAAGTCTACACTGTTAAATGGGTAAACTGAGCCAGACTGGTTCCACATCTACAGCAGTTTAACGGGTAAAATGATACAGGCTGGTTCTAAGTCTATAATGGGACATGAGGTTTAGTCAATTCAGGCTGCAGGAGAAGAGAGGTACAGTAAAGCAGGCTCACGGCATAACCCgttgagggggggagggggggggcgtgcccTCATTCTGCTGAGGAGACTGTTTACTTAGTACACTTTCTTCCCAAACTGTTTACCTGCTCTGTCACACTCGGGCTGCtaattaatgattcattttgaGAACATTTATCTAAGAGCTGCTGGCGGAGGGAGAAAAGAAATCACTGAAAAGGAAGCAATCAGCGCAATGAGGTAACAAACTGCCCCACCGCACCGAGCACCCCCATCAATCCCACTCCGCAGCCGCCTGTCTCACAGGGCGTGCCAGCCCcaaggagtgggggggggtctcattACACCAGCATCTTGATTACTGGAATGATTACCTTGACGACGGGTAATCAGCGGTCTCCTCACTCACCTGGTTGGCCTTCTCCAGGTCTGTCATGATCCGACTGACCTCGGCagccctaaaaaaaaagaagaagaagaagaagaaggggggggggtcatcagCTGTGATCATCCACCCTCTACGGTGCCTCTGGATTTTCTACAGGCATGCTGGGGTGAACTTTTTTCCACGGACATTCACGGTCTCCGCCATGGTTCAGGACAAGGAGACTGTGTTCCTCCAGAGCCTGAACAGAAATAATGCTGAAAAATGTTGAATACGCAGAACTCGAGTGGAAATAggatttttttatgaaaacacaataacaataaaatgttttgtgtgtcgGTGAGATTGCCTCTGAACGCAGCATTATGATTCATACCTGTGGTGTTTCGCTCCAGCTCACATCTTTTACAGCCAGATCTCATTTAAATAGCATTCCAAGGCGATTATTCATGAGGTTTGTTTGAAGTTTAATAGTTTGTACTCAGCCTTTTATTTTCAGACACATGGGACATGATTTCCAAaaggtggtgagaaaaaaaatgaattaatcagaATGATTATATGTGCTCAAATTCTgcggttttttccccccacaaagaCTCCTGCTCAGTTTGGCTAAGCATGCTTTGAGAGCATAATTGGTGAATTATTCCACTGAAAGCACTAAACTTTGGGAGAATTCTACTCATTCACCTCTGACTGCTCCCTCAATCCTCTTTTCCTCCtaccccctttaaaaaaacagctcatCAGCTCAACTTCCAGCGCTCGCATATTGACTTGCAACAatagcaacagattccaaacaatgaccaacaaaaaacacatttcctacTTTCTACACTTCACTTCTATTCCACTTAGGCCTATTTAAGCAAAGTTTCTGTAACAGCCACATTCATGATCAGCTCCTGGCTCACTTAGTCTCCATTTACAAACTTTGGGAGTTTGGTTGGTCTTTACAGTACTATAAAGCAATTATGAGGTGTGAAAAAAGGCAGAATATTCATTCCAATGAGTGTTGTGCTTGGTACGCCTCTTCAAGAACACTTATAAAATGCATCAAACTGGAAAGTTTCACCTCCAACAATCGAGAACTTTCAGTGTTAAGAATCTGGAGCTGGCCATCCAGTTAGTCTAAATAATCTCTgatcttccccctcccccctatcAGTAATGTGAATGTGCAGTAGCATGGCAGGACCTCACTGCagagcactgcagctgtgccCACCTTGCGGGCataattcccagcatgcagcggTGCCGGCCCCGTGCCCAGGCCGGGCGCTGCCTGTATTAAAACGACAGGATGGATGGCACCGCACcagcagaaaaaataacaagtgtCACATTCAGATTTAATGAACTTGTGCAGTatggaaaatgtattgtattgatTACCTGCTCCAATACTTCAAGTCAAAGCAGACAAATGGCTCTTATTACCCAGCACCGGGAATCAGATGTGGAGAGGGCGGGGGTTTcggattgggggggggagtgggggggtctGAATGCACTGGCGAAGCCGGGAGCACCGTGCCCCAGCCTTGCACCGGATGAGATGTGTGGAATGTTGCCCGTGTGAGGCGATGACAGGGGGATAAGTGCAACCCATAAATCAAAAATGTCCCACCGCAAACACCGGAATGACAGAACCAAGCCACCTGACGGGCATCCGTGCACCAAACATCTCTATTTCACATCTCCAATACACACGCAACTGGGACCTGCTGTACACAGGGGACTACAGATCCCAGCTCCAACAGGATGACCGTCACAGCGGGTCACCTCCAACAGGCTATCCGCCACCCCCCCTGCGGATGGGTCACCAAAAGGACAGTAACCTCCTGTAAGCAAGGGGACGCAGTGGTGTCACACAGAAGGACATCAGACTGCGGGTGATCGGTCCTAATAGGGGCTGACAATAAAGATATATCAAGCGGTCACGTGATTTCAGGTTTCCAGAATCATTTACATAAGGGAGCGAGGGGGTAGGACTTCAGATCCATTGCATTGATAGCACTCTCTCTATACGCCGGAAAAGCTTTCAGTCCAAGTGCACCATGGATTACGtctaaaggagaaaaaaatcaattaaagaCTGCTTGCTGTGTGCCACAGCACAACCAAACAAAGCGCtgtttacttttaaatatatattgacAATTTTTCAGAGGGTTTCAGATTAATTTCAAGCATGAGCTGGGTACATTATGTTCAAAGATCATGGCAAGTTAGAGTGTTTTCTGAAGCAATCTTTAAATGAGGCAATCCTTCTTAAGGCCTGTCAAGTCTCAGACGCCTGCCACTAACATAAACAGGAAGCAGACGCTGTGCCTGGAtcatccagcagggggcactaaATTCTGctcattttattaatgaaatgggGCAGTGTATTGGAAAGCAGTGGGGCATGGGGAACGTGTGGGAACCGCGAACATGGAAGGTGCTCCGTAGCACAAGCTCTTACTTGGAAGCCATCTCTTCATCATACTTGCACCGCAGGTCCAGCAGCTCTGTCTGGGTGGTGGTCAGTGCTGCGAGAGATAGAGGAAAGTTAgcgctgacctttgacctctgagggacagggagacgGGGTTGCGAGAACTCCTACCTGAGTGAAGCACTCTGATCTTCTCCTCAGCCTCCCCCAGCCTGGCGCAAGGCGCCCAGCTTCTCCCGCTCCCTCAGGAACGAGTCACATCTGAGAACATCCGCACTACACCTGACACACAAGCGTCCTCGCTGGCAGAGCAAC contains:
- the cux2b gene encoding homeobox protein cut-like 2 isoform X1, which codes for MASKAAEVSRIMTDLEKANQRAETAQREVEKLREQLAGANSAAQTRSRLCEGTSGEKSESECSSSRLETALVAKDREILRLLENVQRLQFTLQEVQDSSANQIAELERRLAYKTDAIERLEAKLQSQVDYEEIKTELSILKAMKLASANGSSSQDSSKAAEALLLDKEAFLSSQKYLVEKSRVLHSNDEDQSEDSGKESGRPVGSFSSPQRALQLEGRASSSPGPPVASGSASTHDLSRPFSVSPFPGEKLGGEHLLQKQLLSPLFKKEGNPLMAFPTALYAAKAALMSANQGPPAGGAGDTGPPSDQSESGSSGAGDDDQLDTAEIAYQVKEQLLKHNIGQRVFGHYVLGLSQGSVSEILARPKPWRKLTVKGKEPFIKMKQFLSDEQNILALRTIQVRQRGSITPRIRTPETGSDDAIKSILEQAKKEIQSQRGGDAKSSLGGSSARSSNGGSSSSDDTIKSILEQARREMQAQQQALMEMEVCGRGTSASVAAPTSGQGGERPVLCEPSKGLPPSAFIKQEEGSAVTVCVANPISSPQTPLSVLSPAAFVQNIIRKVKSEIGEAGSYFDQHWSAERGGIMVGGAGGSSGGGGGSRPFTSVSPSLSSSSSSGHSTLPRPWPRPENGESLPNSEEASAAEEEAGRPVEVKVEAEVSVVGDAPCPGRLSYYPAYIPRALKPTVPPLTPEQYEMYMYREVDTLELTRQVKEKLAKNGICQRIFGEKVLGLSQGSVSDMLSRPKPWSKLTQKGREPFIRMQLWLLDQLGQGLSQPANHSLSLADKSPTTARSSPSPPPSPEESQPSPLPEPVSLALESSKENQQPESLGPRAEPPGGKSTSSLLSIHPSHTSLGIQELVAMSPELDTYCITKRVKEVLTDNNLGQRLFGESILGLTQGSVSDLLSRPKPWHKLSLKGREPFVRMQLWLNDPHNVDKLRDMKKMEKKAYLKRRYGLLSTGSDSDSPGTRSDCVSPALSAVDLCPFGQAKKPRVVLAAEEKEALKKAYLLEPYPSQHTIEMLAAQLNLKTNTVINWFHNYRSRMRREVFMEGLQDNDTDAEPSGFSTPPPQSPTSDCEDRKQPHPGHSPHYGHLPSAVRSQLVVKQEAYELEDEEEEEEEEEDGREDEGAGARKRYMKHSKTKCISTGVQFPLLKTEREDPVACYRELSSGQHCPKGLKEDSAMCSQVPAAFPGSLSPDSPQRAGQSRQEGGDDPEKSSVDPVSFKASSEPSRSSLEVSLNSPSAASSPGLMMSVSPVPSSSAPISPSPPNPAATAGANPGSDPAAPPQNLPKLNKSSQRRNEKMANLNNIIHRLERAANREETLEWEF